Proteins encoded in a region of the Paenibacillus sp. W2I17 genome:
- a CDS encoding ammosamide/lymphostin RiPP family protein, with protein sequence MADTVELEELDLELEDLDDIDFELEEIEDKIAPLAL encoded by the coding sequence ATGGCTGACACAGTTGAATTGGAAGAATTGGATCTGGAATTAGAAGACCTAGATGATATCGATTTTGAATTGGAAGAGATCGAGGATAAGATTGCCCCTCTAGCCCTTTAG
- a CDS encoding lipopolysaccharide assembly protein LapB, which produces MRSNEVGNPFLFESKIKSEYEKIELNVLKILELKRGQLPLKIEDKIWIYNGNMLHKAALAEKMHTRLAHRTNLITIGGTSETRGFSSIAPLIYTIISFLLHKGEDNLLKNHAPEILYLFPAFSSEPPFVNAQKLEDIALPPSRRRLHKESEQMFRVTQTIVKVLLDYTKYLEHTNTIFLFDQIDRMDEHSLRCFARLSKCIDDLPIVIVATVSEASDLDSRFPMAADSDIRMHVNLAENRNRLLESLYNQITPTVHEITDWKDGYESKFSYGNSLKLELTNNETQKTTRLLDCMESGDTEQLDEILLEALETSVFTQNYEHALFLVNKVSRYIHDLKKQTTVELWIYMGLCYAFMVEYDKALNLFKHALTFTEDKLKKSELHLYIALLCTKRLNTPLVGRGIIDQALQNIADTTGSEVEVERTWLHNLRALTYVETGDLAQAFKECKQGLEHIKEGNRKEDAIHIKINLISNISVLFEYMKKVDTALKHWSKFEKFVTHSSPVFTKHYLYRKAGLLFKLQRYAEAIQSLKDSYRIAKDMNDAFHMDIIARSLGAIYFEQRLYDKATQWYRRSLDSKLLLIQDEDLPRVATALAICLEKQGNGDEGKQEILNSLKIQSKGSAAEKASEILLRWDQKKDETWESYVRWSIQKPETKLNRPFDLTNLYYEKPERIRVG; this is translated from the coding sequence TAAAGAGGGGACAGCTCCCCTTAAAAATAGAAGATAAGATCTGGATTTACAACGGAAATATGCTCCACAAAGCTGCTTTGGCTGAGAAAATGCATACGCGATTAGCTCACAGGACGAATCTGATCACCATTGGAGGTACATCGGAGACTCGAGGTTTTAGTTCCATTGCTCCTTTAATCTATACTATTATCTCTTTTCTACTTCACAAAGGGGAAGACAATCTTCTAAAAAATCATGCGCCAGAGATCCTGTATCTCTTTCCAGCGTTTAGTTCCGAGCCTCCTTTTGTGAATGCTCAAAAGCTTGAAGACATTGCACTTCCTCCATCACGTCGCAGATTGCATAAAGAATCTGAACAAATGTTCAGAGTTACACAGACCATTGTTAAAGTTTTATTAGACTATACCAAATATCTGGAGCATACAAACACCATATTTCTGTTCGATCAGATCGACAGAATGGACGAGCATTCTCTTCGATGTTTCGCTCGGTTGTCAAAATGTATTGATGATCTGCCCATTGTCATCGTTGCAACCGTATCCGAAGCTAGTGATCTTGATTCCCGTTTCCCAATGGCAGCAGACAGTGATATTCGTATGCACGTGAATCTGGCCGAAAACAGGAATCGACTACTTGAAAGTCTCTACAACCAAATCACGCCTACTGTACATGAGATAACCGATTGGAAAGATGGGTATGAAAGTAAATTCTCATATGGCAACTCACTAAAGCTGGAGCTTACGAACAATGAAACTCAAAAAACAACAAGACTTCTAGACTGCATGGAGAGTGGGGATACAGAACAACTAGACGAGATATTACTTGAAGCCCTGGAGACCAGTGTCTTCACACAAAATTATGAACATGCGCTCTTTCTTGTCAATAAAGTATCCCGGTATATCCATGATCTGAAAAAACAAACCACAGTTGAACTATGGATATATATGGGGTTGTGTTATGCGTTTATGGTTGAATACGATAAAGCACTTAACCTTTTTAAGCATGCGCTTACTTTCACAGAAGATAAATTAAAAAAATCCGAATTACACTTGTATATCGCATTACTGTGTACAAAAAGGTTAAACACCCCATTAGTAGGAAGGGGAATTATTGATCAAGCACTCCAAAACATAGCGGATACGACCGGTTCCGAAGTAGAAGTTGAGCGAACTTGGTTACATAACCTAAGGGCACTTACCTACGTGGAAACGGGCGATTTAGCTCAAGCATTTAAAGAATGCAAACAAGGACTTGAACACATAAAGGAAGGTAATCGAAAGGAAGATGCCATCCATATAAAAATAAACTTAATATCCAATATATCTGTTTTGTTTGAATATATGAAGAAAGTGGACACAGCACTCAAACATTGGTCAAAATTCGAAAAGTTTGTTACTCATTCAAGCCCGGTTTTTACGAAGCATTATTTATACAGGAAAGCAGGGTTGCTCTTTAAACTCCAGCGATACGCTGAAGCAATCCAATCATTAAAAGATAGTTATCGCATTGCAAAAGACATGAACGATGCTTTTCATATGGACATCATTGCCAGGAGTCTGGGAGCCATATATTTTGAGCAGCGGCTTTATGATAAAGCGACGCAGTGGTACAGAAGAAGTCTTGATTCCAAGTTACTTCTTATACAGGATGAAGACCTTCCTCGGGTCGCAACGGCGCTAGCGATATGTCTAGAAAAGCAAGGAAATGGGGATGAGGGGAAGCAGGAAATTTTGAACAGCTTAAAAATCCAATCCAAAGGAAGCGCTGCGGAGAAAGCAAGCGAAATCCTTTTAAGATGGGATCAAAAGAAAGATGAGACATGGGAGAGTTACGTAAGATGGTCAATCCAAAAACCAGAAACCAAATTGAATCGACCGTTTGATCTGACTAATCTTTATTATGAAAAACCGGAGAGAATCCGTGTGGGTTAA
- a CDS encoding TldD/PmbA family protein, whose amino-acid sequence MQNIHLFAEYKKTELRVFDNLEKSEIKSLTEMGSAVRLNHGAHRQVIAISDLNPDSLYSASKHLVTGDPLPLFKHWEPKQEKAFEDDLTDEIDKWNHHMNHLALHFSPEVISTRAYWKSVKQHVWFFATEVGLREDIRPCFMLELEVLARQNKKTTKSSVTKSWISPKYVNQVELEKLVLYAAESALDKLNAKPFHSGAYSLVLGPLAAPGIFHEVVGHGLEADIAALTGAAFHNSKGERIGSDKLTIVDDPTSLGLPGSYNIDDEGITAKCTTLVEEGRISNYLSHLHSKVQSNGHGRVINYAHPPLVRMSNTFVLPGEDEPEEIILETKSGIYIKNAFNGDVNMITGEFKIHVTEGYLIENGKLTTPITPSILKGDGRKLLRSIDRVGNDFQIHAEVRGGCGKLGQSPLPVSAGSPTVRVLDWEVQAIDS is encoded by the coding sequence ATGCAGAATATTCACCTATTTGCTGAATACAAGAAAACGGAGCTTCGCGTATTTGACAATCTTGAAAAAAGCGAAATTAAGAGCCTGACCGAGATGGGCAGTGCTGTTCGATTGAATCATGGGGCTCATCGACAAGTCATCGCGATCTCGGACTTGAATCCGGATTCACTTTATTCTGCTTCCAAACATCTTGTAACAGGAGATCCATTACCGTTGTTTAAACATTGGGAGCCCAAGCAGGAGAAAGCTTTTGAGGATGATTTAACGGACGAAATAGACAAGTGGAATCATCACATGAATCATTTAGCTCTTCATTTTTCACCAGAGGTCATATCAACAAGAGCTTACTGGAAATCTGTAAAGCAACATGTATGGTTTTTTGCGACAGAAGTCGGACTTCGAGAAGATATCAGGCCTTGTTTCATGTTGGAGTTGGAAGTACTTGCGAGACAAAATAAGAAAACAACGAAGTCGAGTGTGACGAAGAGCTGGATTTCCCCAAAATATGTAAACCAGGTGGAACTTGAAAAGTTAGTTCTGTACGCTGCAGAATCAGCGTTGGACAAGCTTAATGCAAAACCATTTCACTCAGGAGCATACTCGTTAGTCTTAGGCCCTTTAGCAGCTCCTGGCATCTTTCATGAAGTTGTGGGTCATGGACTCGAAGCAGATATAGCTGCTCTAACAGGCGCTGCATTTCATAACAGTAAAGGTGAAAGAATTGGCTCCGACAAACTTACCATTGTAGATGATCCAACAAGTTTGGGTTTGCCCGGGAGCTATAACATAGATGACGAAGGAATCACCGCCAAGTGCACCACATTAGTGGAAGAGGGCAGAATTTCAAATTATTTAAGTCACCTGCACAGTAAAGTACAGAGCAACGGACATGGACGTGTCATAAATTATGCCCATCCTCCCCTGGTAAGAATGTCTAATACGTTCGTATTGCCCGGGGAAGATGAACCAGAAGAAATCATTTTAGAAACGAAATCAGGTATTTATATAAAAAATGCTTTTAATGGAGACGTAAATATGATCACTGGGGAATTTAAGATTCATGTTACCGAAGGTTATCTCATAGAAAACGGTAAATTAACAACGCCAATAACGCCCTCCATATTAAAGGGGGACGGGCGCAAGCTGCTTCGTTCTATTGATAGGGTAGGGAATGATTTTCAGATTCATGCGGAAGTAAGAGGTGGATGCGGAAAACTAGGGCAATCTCCTTTACCCGTCTCGGCTGGATCACCAACAGTAAGAGTACTTGATTGGGAAGTGCAGGCCATAGACTCATGA